The Antechinus flavipes isolate AdamAnt ecotype Samford, QLD, Australia chromosome X, AdamAnt_v2, whole genome shotgun sequence DNA window TCTAGTATATCTCTGTTGCATACGATCTTTAGTTTTGGTTTTAGATAGCTAATTTTCATGATATTAAAAAGGTCCTTCTGTGCTTCCACTTTGTAGAGCTTTTAGCATAATAGAGGGTTAGACTTTTTCAGTGAAAAGGAACCCCCTACTTCTAAAGACAGTTCACTTCACTTTTGAATTAtagtaattatacaaatatattctcCAAATCAGTTAAGAAGGATTATATTGATTCTAAGTCTGCTATTTGATATTCTTTCAGAGTCTTCAATTGAATTTTCAAAATGTTCATCATGATTTAGCCTGCCATTTGAGGTTCTATTTGGAGTAATTTTAATGTTGTTGAATAACCAGGGCTTCTTTTCACAATTAATCAAGCAAAAAGCATTTCTTATTTACCATATGGCAGGAGCTatacaaaagaaagtaaaattggcATTCAAAATTGTTATTACTGCTGAATGTTTTAAAACCAAGATGGAGCACAGGAATGAGATAAGAAGGTAATCTAGAGAGAGAGGGATCTTGCGTCCTTTCTGGGACTATTCCAAGTCTGGGTTCCTAGCTGGCATTTAACAGAATCCTTGTTTCTCTCCTGCCCTTTCTGTCTTTACCCCCATTTCTTGCCGTAACCCCCTCTTCTCCTTCATACAAATCGGTTTGTCGGAGATGAGGTGATACCGCCCCGAATCTAGGATTTAATCCAGATTTACTTTCTTTTGTCTGAGCCAGAGATTTCCCCTACCTTTAGATGCTCCACTACCTCATGGAGAGGCCGGTCTGTCATCAGGCAGACATCTATGGATCCTGGTACAGGGTTGTGGGCTTTCGGTTCAAACTCCTTCCCAACCTCATGAAGGTTAAATTTCTGATTCCCAAAGCACAAGGCTTTCCGGTTTCCCTGTTTGCCAGAGATAAGGTGTCAAAGTCAGGAATAAGGGTTGAAAGAGTAATAGTGCAAGAGGAAAGAACTCCAGGGGAATGAGACCGCAAAATTCCCTCGGGCCTGAAACATTTCTCCTCCTTGGTACCTATCACCAACCCTCCAGTCCCATCTCCCTGCCCGATTGGGTTGGAAAACGAAGGATTATTGAGACATTTTCTGGGCCCATCCCAGTTCACTATGACCCAAGTTCTTCAGACCCAGAGGCCTCTGAGTAGTCTCAGACAAAAGGACACCAAGGAGCTGGCTTTCCATGTTCTGGGCAAGAGTGCTTAGACTCTCTGCTCCCCTGACACCATGAAAAATGCTGGCAGCCTCCCAGAGTAGCCAGGGCCTGGGTGAAAGCAAGATCATTTCCGGCAGGCCTTGCCTCATGTCAGCAAAGGGTAGCCGAGTCTCTCACCTCACCTCTCACTCATTCTAAAGCCACGTGTTAAAAGCTAGTCCCAATCCTCAGCTCAGAACAGAAGACAGAACTTCCCATAACCTAGTCCCATCCTGAGAAGGCAGATAGTAGAAGCCATCCAAATCGGAGCTTTGGTGAGCCCGCGTTAGCAATTGAACAAGGGGGCAAAGGATTTAGCAGCTCAAAGTAGCACAGAACTGCTTCACCAAGAACTCCAGATGGAGAAGGGCAGACGGTGATAGCCTGAGACGGTACTAAGAAGTGGAGGTTACAATGAGGATGAAGAGCAGGCTTTGGGGAAGACGTGGACTGATACTAAAGCAATGTTGGAAGTCTGGAATGTGGAGCCGATGCATTTGTAGGTGATGATGAGATCTAGGGTCTGACCATCTTTGTGAGAGACTGAGGTGCCATCGAGAAGAAAGTCGTAGAAACGAGATTAAAAGCTGGGAAAAAAGCTTTACAGCCAGCGCCTctcataaaggtctcatttctaagatgtataaagaatggtatcaaatgtataagaatccaagtcattccccaattgaggaatggtcaaagaatatgaacgattttcagatgatgaaattaaactatctataattacatgaaaaaatgctcgaaatcactattcattagagaaatgtgaattaaacaactctgaggtaccaccgcATACTTCTCATATTGGctgagatgacaagaaaagataatgataaatgttggaagggatgtgggaaaattgggacactgatgcattgttggtggaattgtaaaatgatccaaccattctggagaacaatctggaactatgcccaaagggttatcaaactgtgcatgccctttgacccagcagtgccattactgggtctgtatcccagggaaatcctaaaggaggggaaaggacccacatgtgcaaagacgtttgtagcagatcttttttgtggtgccaaagaatcggaaactgagcggatgcccatcaggtggggaaCGGCTGAagaagctgtggtacatgaaggcaatggaatattattgttctataaaaatgatgaccaagctgatttcagaaaagcctggaaagatttagatgaactgatgctgaaggaaacaagcagaagcaggaatacgCTGTACGCAGTAACAGCAAGGTTGTGCCacgatcaactatgaaagactcaaTTCCTCTCaggggttcagtgatccaaggcaatcccaatagacttgggatagaaaatggcatctgtgtccagagagagaactaaggagactgaaggtaaatcaagacatgctatgttcacttcctttttctgttttttgttttttaatgtcttctgttgcttttcctttttgctccgatttttctctcccaatacgattcataaagcaatatgtgttCAAAATAAATAAGCCTGCTAGAAAAAACGAAGTCAGTTATTGGTGTGGAGGAGCACGAGGCAGTTTAAGGAACATCAGTTGATCTTTGTGTAACTTTTAATTCTCCTACTTACCCTCCTCCAAACGCTTTCCCCTACATCCCTCTAAAAGACGGCCCTCATAACCAAGCGCCTGTTAGCAGGGAAGGTGGTCTTTCCCTGCCTGTGGAGGAATCTTGGTACCTAAATATTCCAGGTTATGAAAGAAACATAGTTTGTCCTCTATGATATCCATGAATATTCAGAATTTATCTCCCTCAAAATGCAGCCGTTGGCAACTGGGTTCTGACCAAGGAAGCAGACTACTTCTAGCATGGTGCTAGGTGCTTAGAGATGGGCTGAGTGGGCCATCACCTGAACTTGAAACCAGATAAAATTCACCCAGCTGTGCTGCTGTCCAGCATGGAAGTCACGCCAAATGCCCCTGAACTGATGCGAATGTATGCCCTCTCTGGAGAAGAGCAGGAGTCATTGAATGGCTCACCCAGAATCACagcaatcatttattcatttatttgtttgttttgctgaggcaattgagcttaagtgacttgcccagggtcacacagaaagtattaagtgtttgaggccagattttcaaatctcaggtcttcctgacttcagggttggtgctttatccacttcaccaactagctgccccctcacAGCAATCATTTGcaatcatttcttacaaaaccaATCCCTCTGACATCTGGTCTCAGCTGGAAGACCTCCAAGGAAGGGGAACCTACCCGCACAGCTAGGGGGCGCCACAACATCCAGAGCCCTGAGCCCGGAAGGCAGGAAGATCAGTTCAAACttggtttcagacacttcctagctgggtgagccatgacaaatcattttaccttttcttacatcaggtcatttaaccttttccTGCATCTtacatcatctataaaatggggataataagagcacctacctcccaagattgtggTGAGCATAAGATAATACTGGTAAAAGCACTccataaaccttaaagcattataaaaactGCTAGTtgttactactaccactacttcTCCCAGTACTACCTCCACCACCCCTTTTCAACACAGCCCTTTGCACTTGGggcagttctaattgttcagcaatgaactatttttaattaaagctttttattttcaaaacacactcatggataatttttcaccattgacgcttgcagaaccttgtgttccaaattttctccccttccttccaccccctcccttaaatggcaagtaatccaatatatgttaaacatggtaaataaataaatatatatgtatgtatacacacacacacacacacacacatatatatgtatatgtatatatatatatatatatatatatatgtaaacatatttgtacaattacgTCTGTCAATTAACTTGTCAGCAATTAACGCAGCCCAAGATCACATTCTTTTTTGGCTCCCACACCCCATGCTGCCTTCCCTAGAGCTAGCAGTCCACTCAGATCCCAGAGCTTTTTCAGACAAGCTGCTGTGTAGCCCTGGCTCCCCCATCTTATCCTTGGGAAGTTGATTTTTTAGCCCAAGTGTAAAGCATTACACTTATCCCTATTGAATATCATcttattatttgaaaaatcagTTGACCATTTGGGATTTGATAAATAAATGTAGCACAGCTGGGCCACACTTGAGCCGTTAGTCCTTGTGGTTGCAGACCCGCCGTCTCTTTAGGGCTCGGTCCTTCAGCATTCGCTCAGGCGCCTGTGCACTGGCCGGTTCACAAAGAGATTTGGCCATACCACATTCCTTCAGCCAAACTTACACAGTGAGTAATATGAGTGCTCCTGTCTCCTGCGAGCAGAGCTAAGTCTGCCGGCCTCCCTGCAGATGTCTGGGCCAAGGGGCAGCTGGCACCCAATCGGGACTGCCGAGCCATCACAGAATAGACTTGAATGACTGAGGATGTTGGCCAGTGACCGGGACTAGCAGAGATCAGCACTGCGGAGGCGATCAAGATTCTGGAGAGGGGAAGGATGCGGGACACTGCACCCAGAGAGCAAGCTGAGGGCTGAGGCTGCCTGCTGTTTTGGCTCCCACCAGGACGAGGAACTAAGAAGAggaaatgttttgtgtaacttcacatgtgccttttcAAGGAGGGGGattagagagggagggaggaagtgaatttggaactcaaagttttcaaagcaaatgtcaaaaattgtttttcatgtaactgggcaaaaaataaaatattcaataatatagAGAGCTAAGAAGAGGAGAATCACTTCATTTCCCTGGTCTTAGTCTATGATCCTGAGAGGGATCCTggacgtacacacacacacacacacacacacacacacacacacacacttatttctTTTCAGAAGCCAAAGATCAGGGATGTTAAGTGAAAGGAGATTTCCGAGATGACTGGAGGGGAATGGCTCCCAAGAGGAGTACATaacccatttcctttttcttttttgctatgtTCAAAAAGCCCTGTAGCATACATAGTAGGGAGAATTGAGCCCCGGGAGAAGAGCGTACAGACCCCAGGGCCCTAGAACTGTTGATGGACTAGCCACCATGTTTTCATTTATTGAGTAATATTCTATTTGACCCTCTCCAGTAAATTCCAAATCTTCCCAGTGCCGGTATTGGAACGGTGGCCCTTGTGGGGATCTGTCTCATGGTAGACCGAATGCCCTCTTGTGACCAAAGGAGATGCTGCAGCTTATTCAGAAAGCTTTCCCAATTGTGCCTTAGAGAGGCTGAGGAGCTACCAGCCTGGGAGCTCCAATAGACACTCCGTTACTGGCCAATGAACACCATATTTGCCAGGTTTCTCAGGaagaataatagctaatatttagatagctcctactatgtgctgaaCTCTCGCTCGAACTGTTCCGATGCCCTCCCAACCATTCCCGCTCTGAAGCTGTATGGTGCTCTGGAGCCAGGCCAGCGGCCCGCCAGGCTTCAAGGCTCACTGACAAAGAGCTGGCATGGACCACGAAGTGATGGGTCAGGAAGGCACGGAGGGGTGGAAGTGCACATCGCAGTGGGGCTGGAGGCTGCAGTCACAGCAAGGAAATAAATCTCAGCTCCTGCCCTCCTGAAAAGCACACTCCAAGGAATCAGGGAATTTGTCTGAGAGGGAGATTACCTTGAAGGTCACCACTTCCATGCCCAGTGCCCTTGAATAAAATGAGCTCGTTTCTTCAATACTCTTCACAGTCATCACCAGGTGGTCTAGTCCATGGACGAGACATGAGGGCAGCAGCTCACGGCAGCCACTTTTAGACTGAAAAGGAAGGATGTTCCATTTGTCTTTGATGGCTCCTCTCTCCTATTCCCACTCTCCCCACCTCCAATTTTAGGGGAACATGTCTGAACGTTCTATATAGGGTCTTCTAACCATCTTGATTCTGAGGAGATAAATGATATCGTCCCTCCTgggcttcttttctctttctgactaGCCTGGCTTTCTCTCAgttctttcatttctctccttcttcctttctgccttcttttATCACCTCTTCCCTACTCCCTACCTCTTGTCTGTCCCCCTCCATTTCAGTCTGCTG harbors:
- the GLOD5 gene encoding glyoxalase domain-containing protein 5 yields the protein MEGDRQESKSGCRELLPSCLVHGLDHLVMTVKSIEETSSFYSRALGMEVVTFKGNRKALCFGNQKFNLHEVGKEFEPKAHNPVPGSIDVCLMTDRPLHEVVEHLKNCNIPIEEGPVTRTGARGPIESVYFRDPDKNLIEVSKYITECAGHET